A DNA window from Candidatus Methanoperedens sp. contains the following coding sequences:
- a CDS encoding potassium transporter Kup, translating into MLDRETFKGIIKSLGLVFGDIGTSPIYTLTVILLMTSLTEDHILGILSLIIWTLIIIVSIEYGWLAMSLGQKGEGGTIVLREILIPLLKSGRQIGFVSLLSFIGISLLFGDGVITPAISILSAVEGMKLIPGLEETGQQVLVFIAALIAIILFAVQKKGTEKVAGAFGPLMFLWFMSLAVSGIVSIIQVPSVLKAINPYYAIIFLLENGVAGFFVLSQVILCATGGEALFADMGQLGRLPIVRAWKFVFVALLLNYLGQGAYVIRHPETKSVLFEMIYQQAHILYIPFLVLSIIATVIASQAMISGMFSIVYQGITTRILPMLKVDYTSRKLQSQIYIDSANWFLLFSVLMVMFIFKESKSLAAAYGLAVTGDMVLTGIMMSWIFYLRKKMSKFTIAIFITIIDMAFLLSSLHKLPSGGYWSIILALIPFSIIMIYTSGQKKLGAALSPVMLDDFLKKYDECYKNMPKIKGTALFFARETARIPPYMANTMFKNNIIYEDNIIVSLIKTENPFGVSGSLKGSLSDGLRVFEIYMGYMEVVDVEALLKENGIEEKTIFYGLEDIVSDNVIWRIYSTIKKLTPAFVQFYKLPPHKLHGVISRIEM; encoded by the coding sequence ATGCTTGACAGGGAAACCTTTAAAGGAATTATAAAATCGCTGGGTCTGGTATTTGGCGATATCGGAACAAGCCCCATCTATACCCTTACAGTCATTTTATTAATGACAAGCCTTACTGAAGACCATATTCTGGGTATCCTTTCACTCATCATCTGGACACTTATTATAATAGTGTCCATTGAATATGGGTGGCTTGCGATGAGCCTTGGCCAGAAAGGCGAAGGTGGCACCATAGTTCTTCGTGAAATACTTATTCCCCTGTTAAAGTCGGGAAGACAAATCGGATTTGTCTCTCTTCTGTCATTCATTGGTATATCCCTGCTTTTCGGTGATGGTGTGATAACACCCGCAATCAGCATACTCAGCGCTGTTGAAGGAATGAAATTGATCCCGGGACTTGAAGAGACGGGGCAGCAAGTACTGGTCTTTATCGCGGCGCTCATTGCTATAATCCTTTTTGCAGTCCAGAAAAAAGGAACTGAAAAAGTCGCCGGGGCGTTCGGACCTTTAATGTTTTTGTGGTTTATGTCACTTGCAGTTTCGGGTATTGTCTCGATAATACAGGTCCCATCAGTCCTTAAGGCCATTAATCCATACTATGCGATCATTTTCTTACTGGAAAACGGTGTTGCCGGATTTTTTGTGTTATCCCAGGTCATACTTTGCGCCACAGGCGGAGAGGCCCTGTTTGCTGACATGGGGCAATTGGGAAGACTTCCAATCGTCAGGGCGTGGAAATTTGTATTTGTTGCCCTTTTGTTGAATTATCTTGGCCAGGGAGCTTATGTGATCAGGCATCCTGAAACAAAAAGCGTACTTTTTGAGATGATATACCAGCAGGCACATATTCTCTATATTCCCTTCCTTGTTTTAAGTATTATTGCAACTGTTATCGCATCCCAGGCTATGATAAGCGGTATGTTCTCCATAGTATACCAGGGAATAACCACGCGTATATTGCCGATGCTCAAAGTGGATTATACATCAAGGAAACTCCAGTCACAGATATATATTGATTCAGCAAACTGGTTTTTGCTTTTTTCCGTACTCATGGTCATGTTCATCTTCAAAGAATCCAAGAGTCTTGCGGCAGCGTACGGCCTTGCTGTCACAGGTGACATGGTACTTACCGGAATAATGATGTCATGGATATTCTATTTAAGGAAGAAGATGTCAAAATTCACGATCGCAATTTTTATTACGATTATTGATATGGCGTTCCTGTTATCGAGTCTTCATAAGTTACCTTCGGGAGGGTACTGGTCAATAATACTCGCGTTGATTCCGTTCAGTATAATTATGATCTACACGTCAGGCCAGAAAAAGCTTGGAGCGGCGCTTTCACCAGTGATGCTTGATGATTTTCTTAAGAAGTATGATGAATGTTACAAAAACATGCCTAAAATTAAAGGCACCGCCCTTTTCTTTGCCAGGGAGACCGCCAGGATCCCTCCATATATGGCCAATACGATGTTTAAAAATAATATAATTTATGAGGACAATATAATTGTTTCCCTTATTAAAACAGAGAATCCATTCGGAGTTTCAGGTTCGTTAAAGGGAAGCCTTTCAGACGGGTTAAGGGTATTTGAGATATATATGGGATATATGGAAGTTGTTGATGTTGAGGCACTTTTAAAAGAGAATGGGATAGAGGAAAAGACCATCTTCTATGGTCTTGAGGATATTGTTTCGGATAATGTTATCTGGAGAATCTATTCTACAATTAAAAAGCTTACTCCGGCGTTTGTTCAATTTTATAAACTCCCGCCTCATAAGCTTCACGGGGTTATCTCAAGGATAGAGATGTAA
- a CDS encoding DUF11 domain-containing protein, producing MIPKRKESYNLMNKFSFLLLSLLILSMPVDALKNESFFLENNTGLDFMKGYYKIELIEISKPGDMPFVKVNLITAGLTKLYYLRENENPSINTEPFNKISLNSSFITLTAARVSVQYPDNWESPIKYNIEIPVVAEKIPEIVLTKSVDKTTLNKGDVVEFKIIAENTGNGTAYNLTIEDRFPPGFTSAPGSRFPPAIQDELKAGESLELLFALKAVEPGSYNIDPTIVRYSSKSAQSNSVSLTVLEDKKEKSSLVTVITLDKVNIFAGEPVKAIVKITNKGNVSAESILIKAIVPKGMEVIEGDLRQAYTKIGPDESEEYSATLKAVESGNYSIQLKTSYSDDMAGFPSNSDPITVTEKEKNYLYILIPVMIIIIGIVLFIMKRHREYRF from the coding sequence ATGATCCCGAAACGGAAGGAAAGTTATAACTTGATGAATAAATTCTCTTTTCTATTATTATCCTTATTAATCCTCTCAATGCCTGTTGATGCCTTGAAGAACGAGTCCTTTTTCCTCGAAAACAACACCGGGTTAGATTTCATGAAGGGATATTATAAAATAGAGTTAATCGAGATCAGTAAACCCGGCGATATGCCCTTCGTTAAGGTCAACCTGATTACAGCGGGATTGACAAAATTATATTATTTACGGGAAAATGAAAATCCCTCAATCAATACTGAGCCCTTTAATAAGATCAGTCTTAATTCGTCTTTTATAACCCTGACAGCTGCAAGGGTTTCGGTGCAATACCCTGATAACTGGGAAAGTCCCATCAAATATAACATTGAAATACCCGTTGTTGCCGAGAAAATACCGGAAATCGTGTTAACAAAATCGGTCGATAAAACAACCCTGAATAAAGGTGATGTTGTTGAATTTAAAATTATAGCGGAAAACACCGGTAATGGGACTGCTTATAACCTGACTATCGAAGACAGGTTCCCGCCGGGATTTACAAGCGCGCCGGGTTCAAGGTTCCCACCTGCTATACAGGATGAACTTAAAGCTGGCGAAAGCCTTGAGCTTTTGTTCGCCCTGAAGGCAGTAGAACCCGGGTCTTATAATATTGATCCGACTATTGTCAGGTACAGTTCAAAAAGTGCGCAGTCTAATTCTGTTTCTTTAACTGTTCTTGAGGATAAAAAAGAAAAATCCAGTCTCGTTACGGTTATTACACTGGATAAAGTTAATATATTCGCAGGCGAGCCGGTAAAAGCTATTGTGAAAATCACAAACAAAGGTAATGTATCTGCTGAATCAATCCTCATAAAAGCAATTGTTCCGAAAGGAATGGAAGTGATTGAAGGAGACTTAAGGCAGGCATATACAAAAATAGGGCCGGATGAATCTGAAGAATATTCAGCTACCCTGAAAGCAGTTGAAAGTGGAAATTATTCTATTCAGTTAAAAACCAGTTATTCTGATGATATGGCGGGTTTCCCTTCTAATTCCGATCCTATTACTGTGACAGAAAAAGAAAAAAATTATCTGTATATCCTTATTCCTGTGATGATAATCATAATTGGGATAGTGTTATTTATTATGAAGAGACATAGGGAGTACAGGTTCTAG